One Cryobacterium roopkundense genomic region harbors:
- a CDS encoding phage holin family protein has product MARFLITLLINAVALWVAASIVSGVHVVPYAADTGAVVVTYLLVSLIFGLVNTVVGTVVRVVAFPLYILTLGLFSLVVNGALLILAAWVSGFLGFGLVVDGFWEGVLGAIVLGIVAWLLGLLVRPVTPRR; this is encoded by the coding sequence ATGGCACGTTTTCTGATCACGCTCCTCATCAACGCGGTTGCCCTCTGGGTGGCCGCCAGCATCGTGTCGGGCGTGCACGTGGTTCCCTATGCGGCCGACACCGGTGCCGTCGTGGTGACCTACCTGCTGGTATCCCTCATCTTCGGCCTCGTGAACACCGTTGTGGGCACCGTGGTGCGCGTCGTGGCATTCCCGCTCTACATACTCACCCTCGGCCTCTTTTCCCTGGTCGTCAACGGCGCGCTGCTGATACTCGCCGCCTGGGTCTCTGGCTTCCTCGGCTTCGGCCTCGTTGTCGACGGTTTCTGGGAGGGCGTGCTCGGTGCAATCGTGCTCGGCATCGTGGCCTGGTTGCTCGGGCTGCTCGTGCGGCCGGTCACTCCCCGGCGGTAG
- a CDS encoding histidinol-phosphate transaminase: MSQSDQPSVRLRPEIVALPAYKQGKPAQADAFKLSSNENPFEPLPGVVEAVQAETAFNRYPDASALALRERLAAKYGVSSDQVHVGSGSVALLAQLILAAAGPGDEVLYSWRSFEAYPGLVAVAGATSVRVPNRDDFGHDLPEMAAAITDSTRMVIICSPNNPTGTIVTAEEFHAFMAVVPRNLLVILDEAYAEFVTDSEAVSGHPLLTRYPNLVVLRTFSKAYGLAGLRVGYALGPVDILNAARSTAIPLSVTGQASVAAIASLDAEPELLARVRVLVDRRDATWRALLEQGWNIPASQANFLWLPTGAETAEVAETLTSAGLIGRPFAPEGIRVSIGEAEAMANLIRMSADIIESLPAEHDARRKD, from the coding sequence GTGAGCCAATCTGACCAGCCCTCAGTCCGACTGCGCCCGGAGATCGTTGCCCTGCCGGCATATAAGCAGGGAAAACCGGCTCAGGCCGATGCCTTCAAACTGTCCAGCAACGAGAATCCGTTCGAGCCCCTGCCCGGGGTCGTTGAGGCGGTGCAGGCCGAAACTGCCTTCAACCGCTACCCGGATGCCTCGGCGCTTGCCCTGCGGGAACGGCTCGCCGCCAAGTACGGCGTCAGCAGCGACCAGGTACACGTGGGAAGCGGTTCGGTGGCGCTGCTCGCGCAGCTCATCCTCGCCGCGGCCGGCCCGGGTGACGAGGTGCTGTATTCCTGGCGTTCCTTCGAGGCCTACCCCGGCCTCGTCGCCGTGGCAGGGGCCACGAGCGTGCGCGTGCCCAATCGCGACGATTTCGGTCATGACCTGCCCGAGATGGCCGCCGCGATCACAGACTCCACGCGCATGGTGATCATCTGCTCGCCGAACAACCCCACCGGCACGATCGTCACCGCCGAGGAATTCCACGCCTTCATGGCCGTGGTTCCCCGCAACCTGCTTGTGATCCTCGACGAGGCCTATGCCGAGTTCGTCACCGACTCCGAAGCCGTCAGTGGTCACCCGCTGCTCACGCGCTACCCGAACCTCGTTGTGCTTCGCACGTTCTCCAAGGCCTACGGGCTGGCGGGGCTGCGCGTGGGCTACGCCCTCGGACCCGTCGACATTCTGAACGCCGCCCGTTCCACGGCCATCCCACTTTCGGTGACCGGCCAGGCCAGCGTTGCTGCGATCGCGTCTCTCGACGCCGAGCCTGAACTGCTCGCGCGTGTGCGGGTTCTTGTCGACCGCCGGGATGCGACCTGGCGCGCCCTCCTTGAGCAGGGGTGGAACATCCCGGCATCGCAGGCAAACTTCCTCTGGCTCCCTACGGGTGCCGAGACGGCCGAGGTGGCCGAAACTCTCACCTCTGCGGGACTGATCGGGCGGCCGTTCGCGCCAGAGGGCATCCGCGTGTCGATCGGTGAAGCCGAGGCCATGGCCAACCTGATCCGCATGTCTGCGGACATAATCGAGTCGTTGCCGGCCGAACACGACGCACGGCGGAAGGATTAG
- a CDS encoding thiamine pyrophosphate-dependent dehydrogenase E1 component subunit alpha, whose product MLSPEGLFQPSDSAAEFLPYLDALTEDDYRRFYRDMVVVRKFDREAANLQRQGQLALWVPSHGQEAAQVGSAYATRPQDHVFPSYREHVVGMIRGLDVVDILRMLRGVTLGGWKPEEHGNFHLYTLVLASQTLHATGYAMGMQLDGATATGQPETDQAVIVYYGDGASSQGDANEALVFAASYQTPQVFFLQNNQWAISVPVARQSRTPLYLRAGGFGMPGTQIDGNDVLASYAVTRKSMEDARAGKGPSLIEALTYRIGAHTTADDPTKYRDPEELAYWVARDPIVRFRAYLQGRGVEQEFLDAVDEEAADFAADTRARALAITGPERAVIFDNVYAEPHALVAEQKAWLERYEASFEGGSL is encoded by the coding sequence ATGCTCTCTCCGGAGGGCCTCTTTCAGCCGAGCGATTCGGCCGCCGAATTCCTGCCCTACCTCGACGCCCTCACCGAGGATGACTACCGACGCTTCTATCGCGACATGGTCGTGGTGCGAAAGTTCGACAGGGAAGCCGCCAACCTGCAGCGCCAGGGCCAGCTGGCGCTTTGGGTTCCCAGCCACGGCCAGGAGGCCGCGCAAGTGGGCTCCGCCTACGCCACCCGGCCGCAGGACCACGTGTTCCCGTCCTACCGCGAGCACGTCGTCGGCATGATCCGCGGCCTCGACGTCGTCGACATTCTGCGGATGCTGCGCGGAGTCACCCTCGGCGGCTGGAAGCCCGAAGAGCACGGCAACTTTCATCTGTACACGCTCGTGCTCGCGTCGCAGACCCTGCACGCCACCGGCTACGCGATGGGCATGCAACTCGACGGCGCCACAGCGACCGGCCAACCGGAGACCGACCAGGCCGTGATCGTGTACTACGGCGACGGCGCCTCCTCGCAGGGTGACGCCAACGAAGCGCTCGTCTTCGCGGCGAGCTACCAGACCCCCCAGGTGTTCTTTCTGCAGAACAACCAGTGGGCCATCTCCGTGCCCGTGGCCCGCCAGTCGCGCACGCCGCTCTATCTGCGCGCCGGCGGCTTCGGCATGCCCGGCACCCAGATCGACGGCAACGATGTGCTCGCGAGCTACGCCGTGACCCGCAAATCGATGGAAGACGCCCGCGCGGGCAAGGGCCCCTCGCTCATCGAGGCCCTCACCTATCGGATCGGCGCGCACACGACCGCCGATGATCCCACCAAGTACCGCGACCCCGAGGAGCTCGCCTACTGGGTGGCCCGCGACCCGATCGTGCGCTTCCGCGCCTACCTGCAGGGTCGCGGCGTGGAGCAGGAATTCCTCGACGCGGTCGACGAAGAGGCCGCCGATTTCGCCGCAGACACCCGTGCCCGGGCCCTGGCGATCACCGGACCGGAGCGCGCGGTGATCTTCGACAACGTCTACGCCGAACCGCACGCACTCGTCGCCGAGCAGAAGGCCTGGCTCGAACGCTACGAAGCATCCTTCGAGGGAGGGTCGCTCTGA